A genome region from Pseudodesulfovibrio alkaliphilus includes the following:
- a CDS encoding D-alanine--D-alanine ligase family protein: protein MKRTAAVVRNRVPRGAAGDVADVIAQSRFVSRMLRELGWSVVEVELGSDLGEAVNTLQGIRPAVVFNLVESIMDSDELANLTPIIFRKLGLPFTGADSSVLFLTNDKLAAKRHMLSVGLPTPAGVDETGLKRGRFPGPGRYIVKSRCEHASIGLDDSSVMDITGADQLLAAMAARRHRQGGACMAERFINGREFSVSLLETADHTAEILGSAEIVFRHDMPVKIVGYDAKWQEGSEADLSTVRGFAFRRAEPGLTARLERTARDCWDEMGLSGYARVDFRADAQGDLFIIDVNANPCLAENAGFMATAREAGRKPSDVIAAIVDGALRRHIGEKKAA, encoded by the coding sequence GGCCGATGTCATCGCCCAGAGCCGGTTCGTCAGCCGCATGTTGCGCGAACTTGGCTGGAGCGTGGTCGAGGTGGAGCTTGGCTCCGACCTGGGCGAGGCCGTGAACACCCTCCAGGGCATCCGCCCGGCCGTGGTCTTCAACTTGGTGGAAAGCATCATGGATTCCGACGAGCTGGCCAACCTCACCCCGATCATCTTCCGCAAACTCGGCCTGCCCTTTACCGGGGCCGACAGCTCGGTGCTCTTCCTGACCAACGACAAACTTGCCGCCAAGCGGCACATGCTCTCCGTTGGCCTGCCCACCCCGGCCGGGGTGGACGAGACCGGGCTGAAGCGGGGCCGCTTCCCCGGACCCGGCCGCTACATCGTCAAGAGCCGTTGCGAGCACGCCTCCATCGGCCTGGACGATTCCTCGGTCATGGACATAACCGGCGCGGACCAGTTGCTGGCCGCCATGGCCGCCCGACGCCACCGCCAAGGCGGGGCCTGCATGGCCGAGCGGTTCATCAACGGCCGCGAGTTCAGCGTCTCCCTGCTTGAGACAGCGGACCACACGGCCGAAATCCTCGGCTCGGCCGAAATCGTGTTTCGCCACGACATGCCGGTCAAGATCGTGGGCTACGACGCCAAGTGGCAGGAAGGGTCCGAGGCGGACCTGTCCACGGTGCGCGGCTTCGCCTTCCGCAGGGCCGAGCCAGGGCTGACGGCCCGATTGGAACGCACCGCCCGAGACTGCTGGGACGAGATGGGACTCAGCGGGTACGCCCGTGTGGATTTCCGGGCCGATGCCCAGGGGGATCTTTTCATCATTGATGTCAACGCCAATCCCTGTCTGGCGGAAAACGCCGGATTCATGGCCACGGCCAGGGAGGCTGGGAGAAAACCTTCCGATGTCATCGCCGCCATCGTGGACGGTGCGCTGCGAAGACACATCGGCGAAAAGAAGGCGGCCTGA
- a CDS encoding GNAT family N-acetyltransferase has protein sequence MSETQLLTLDIVYDDQLAVEDVRALCALTAETRFFSEEEVLIVEELAWAAITGGEESGYHFLLARPEADTPVSAAGFACFGPVPCTKGSWDLYWIVVDQAMQGRGLGRRILRECERRMLAMGVRKVFVETSSREQYAPTRSFYESCGYRLESRMMDYYDRGEDCLVYTRSLD, from the coding sequence ATGAGCGAGACGCAGCTTTTGACCCTGGACATCGTCTACGACGACCAGCTTGCCGTGGAAGACGTGCGGGCTTTGTGCGCCCTGACCGCCGAGACCCGGTTTTTTTCCGAGGAGGAAGTGCTCATCGTCGAGGAGCTGGCCTGGGCGGCCATCACCGGAGGCGAGGAAAGCGGCTACCACTTCCTGCTCGCCCGGCCAGAGGCCGACACGCCGGTCTCGGCCGCTGGCTTTGCCTGCTTTGGCCCGGTGCCGTGCACCAAGGGGAGCTGGGATCTCTACTGGATCGTGGTCGATCAGGCCATGCAGGGGCGCGGCCTGGGCAGACGCATCCTGCGCGAGTGCGAGCGGCGGATGCTGGCCATGGGTGTGCGCAAGGTGTTCGTCGAGACCTCCTCGCGGGAGCAGTACGCGCCCACCCGGAGTTTTTACGAGTCCTGCGGCTACAGGCTGGAATCGCGGATGATGGATTACTACGACCGGGGTGAGGACTGTCTTGTCTACACCCGGAGCCTCGACTGA
- a CDS encoding histone deacetylase family protein: MFRIRPVYDTRLPVDQTAMTKAQAILRERFPLLDPAEIDLLPELLANPFLKQYRSILFVAENGKGEVRGFALLCHFPDLDFCYLDFVSVSLRHGGGGIGSALYERIREEALALGDTALFFECLPDDPALCSNPKILKENKARLAFYERYGARPITGTAYETPLIPGGECPPYLVVDPLGRKLKLTRARIRAIVRAILTRKYRDVCPAEYTDRVVASFATGDLALRPPRYGARNDSAPAPAPCAVMSRDRRIALVANDVHDIHHVRERGYVEAPVRIAKIRKELDRCGLFDELAVRHFPEAVITAVHDKGYVDYFRRVCASLPENKSVYPYVFPIRNATRPPRELPVRAGYYCMDTFTPLNANAWKAAKRAVDCGLTAAQAMTSGRRLAYALVRPPGHHAEGRAFGGFCYFNTAAVAAHWLSRLGSVAVLDIDYHHGNGTQNIFYERDDVLTLSIHGHPRFAYPYFSGFAEETGKGRGLGYNRNFPLLERVDGEKHRNTLVRALALVRDFAPTFLVVSLGLDTAKGDPTGTWSLNARDFAASGQLIGRLGLRTLVIQEGGYLIRSLGVNARSFFQGLHQGATRASRR; this comes from the coding sequence ATGTTCAGGATTCGTCCGGTGTACGACACCCGGCTGCCAGTGGATCAGACAGCCATGACCAAGGCGCAGGCCATCCTGCGCGAGCGCTTCCCCCTGCTCGATCCCGCCGAAATTGACCTGCTTCCCGAGCTGCTGGCCAACCCGTTCCTCAAGCAATACCGCTCCATCCTCTTCGTGGCCGAAAACGGCAAGGGCGAGGTGCGCGGCTTTGCCCTGCTCTGCCATTTTCCAGACCTCGACTTCTGCTATCTCGACTTCGTCTCGGTCAGCCTGCGCCACGGCGGGGGCGGCATCGGCTCTGCCCTGTACGAGCGAATCCGCGAAGAGGCGCTGGCCCTTGGGGACACGGCCCTGTTCTTCGAGTGTCTGCCCGATGACCCGGCTCTATGCTCCAACCCCAAGATCCTCAAGGAAAACAAGGCCCGCCTCGCCTTCTACGAGCGCTACGGTGCCCGGCCCATCACCGGCACGGCCTACGAGACCCCGCTGATCCCGGGGGGCGAGTGTCCGCCCTATCTTGTGGTCGATCCGCTGGGCAGAAAGCTCAAGCTCACCCGCGCCAGAATCCGGGCCATTGTCCGGGCCATCCTGACCCGCAAGTATCGCGATGTCTGCCCGGCAGAATACACGGACAGGGTGGTGGCCTCTTTCGCCACCGGAGATCTCGCCCTGCGGCCGCCCCGATACGGGGCGCGAAACGACTCCGCGCCCGCCCCGGCCCCATGTGCGGTCATGAGCCGCGACAGGCGCATCGCCCTGGTGGCCAACGACGTTCACGACATCCACCATGTCCGCGAGCGCGGCTATGTGGAAGCCCCGGTACGCATCGCCAAAATTCGCAAGGAACTGGATCGGTGCGGCCTTTTTGACGAACTTGCCGTACGCCATTTTCCCGAGGCGGTCATCACCGCGGTCCACGACAAGGGGTATGTGGACTATTTCCGCCGGGTCTGCGCCAGCCTGCCCGAGAACAAATCCGTGTATCCTTACGTCTTTCCCATCCGCAATGCGACCAGGCCGCCACGCGAGCTGCCCGTGCGCGCCGGCTATTACTGCATGGACACCTTCACCCCCCTCAACGCCAACGCCTGGAAGGCGGCCAAACGGGCCGTGGACTGCGGGCTGACCGCGGCCCAGGCCATGACCTCCGGCCGCAGACTCGCCTACGCCCTGGTGCGCCCGCCCGGCCACCATGCCGAGGGACGCGCCTTTGGCGGGTTCTGCTATTTCAACACCGCGGCCGTGGCCGCCCACTGGCTCTCCCGGCTGGGCAGCGTGGCCGTGCTCGACATCGACTACCACCACGGCAACGGCACCCAGAACATTTTCTATGAACGCGACGATGTGCTGACCCTGTCCATCCACGGCCACCCCCGCTTCGCCTATCCCTACTTCAGCGGATTTGCCGAGGAAACGGGCAAGGGCCGGGGACTGGGGTACAACCGCAACTTCCCGTTGCTGGAGCGGGTGGACGGCGAGAAGCATCGCAACACCCTGGTCCGCGCCCTGGCCCTTGTGCGCGACTTCGCCCCCACCTTCCTGGTGGTCTCCCTGGGCCTGGACACGGCCAAGGGCGACCCCACCGGCACCTGGAGCTTAAACGCCCGTGACTTCGCAGCTTCGGGCCAGCTCATCGGACGCCTGGGACTGCGCACCCTGGTCATCCAGGAAGGCGGCTATCTGATACGCTCCCTGGGGGTTAACGCCCGCAGCTTCTTCCAGGGATTGCACCAGGGCGCAACCAGAGCCTCCCGGCGGTAG
- a CDS encoding histidine phosphatase family protein: MRHGQVAQVTPRRFLGQRDVALDAEGERQADAVGRALAMPFDAAFCSDLARARETARRVLAHCSQGVAAPTPLLREIALGQWEGLTVAEVRERYPGEYGRRGADLPGYRPAGGESFADVQARAVRFLDSLAPLTGTVLAVAHGGFNRALLCHVTGRHLADLFSIPQEYCCVNVLDGSPAGWTARAVGLCLDGMA; this comes from the coding sequence ATGCGTCATGGACAGGTGGCCCAGGTGACGCCGCGGCGTTTTCTGGGCCAGCGCGATGTGGCTCTGGACGCCGAGGGAGAGCGGCAGGCGGATGCGGTCGGCCGGGCGTTGGCCATGCCTTTTGACGCGGCCTTTTGCAGTGACCTTGCCCGTGCGCGGGAAACGGCCCGGCGCGTGCTGGCTCATTGCTCCCAGGGTGTGGCCGCGCCCACGCCCCTGCTGCGCGAGATAGCCCTCGGACAGTGGGAGGGGCTGACCGTTGCCGAGGTGCGCGAACGATACCCCGGCGAGTACGGGCGACGCGGCGCGGACCTGCCCGGATACCGCCCGGCCGGGGGGGAGAGCTTTGCCGACGTTCAGGCACGAGCCGTCCGGTTCCTTGATTCGCTGGCCCCGCTGACCGGCACGGTCCTGGCCGTGGCCCACGGCGGATTCAACCGGGCGCTGCTCTGCCATGTCACAGGCCGCCATCTGGCCGATCTCTTCTCAATTCCCCAGGAGTACTGCTGCGTCAACGTGCTCGACGGCTCGCCAGCGGGCTGGACCGCCAGGGCGGTGGGCCTGTGCCTGGACGGCATGGCCTGA
- a CDS encoding beta-phosphoglucomutase family hydrolase, with the protein MAAIPLKGVVFDLDGVITRTASVHAQAWETAFNEFLKRHSEEKNIPFEPFDRTRDYQNYVDGKPRFEGVLSFLKSRGIRLPAGDPEDPAGLDSICAVGNRKNELYQNILRDEGPEVFASSVRLIDELKARGVRVAVATSSRNCMLVLQLAGLDDVFEAHIDGVVSAERGLKGKPDPDIFVAAARELQCNPGECAVVEDAISGVQAGRAGNFGMTLGVARNTPGELLLRFGADKVVSDLGEITVDDLFDWFETGMASDEWLLTYNGFDPGDEKLRETLTAVGNGYLGTRGAYECECASYYFYPGTYISGVFNKTVSQVQGRDVWNNDMVNCPNWLPVEFRIGQGEFVSPLSMEILSYSHRLNMRSGVLSRDMVVKDQVGRLTRIASRRLASMANCHLCALSFDLTPLNYSSRITLRSSIDGNVENKGVARYASLNTRHLRRVGGGPAGEGIFLHVETSQSRYQIVMAAKCSVYEDGKPLRVQREVVQDEAKVSEELCVSATENTRYTLEKFVYVRTSLDQEPGDLKEMCLDGLRGARTFAGVHGPHARSWKALWQKADIRVTGDRFVQRVLRLHIYHLLVTASPHNVNRDAGMPARGLHGEAYRGHIFWDEMYIQPFFDSNFPDISKSLLMYRYNRLDAARAYARENGCLGAMYPWQTADDGTEETQEVHYNPESKKWDPDLSRRQRHVSIAVFVNAWRYVSWSGDKAFLRAFGAELMLDIARFWGSIARFDEETGRYHIEGVMGPDEFHEKLPGSTEPGLKDNAYTNIMVVWLLEKSLEILDELPAKVREGLEERIGLTGGDVAKWRDMTTKLNVIMTGDGIISQFDGYMDLKELDWEAYRKRFYSIHRMDRILKAENDSPDNYKVAKQADTLMTWYVLEPDEVARILNQLGHRVDDPVKLLRDNYDYYEQRTSHGSTLSKVVHAVISRYIYPSEVSWDWFMEAMHSDIEDTQGGTTIEGIHTGVMAGTLEVVKQDFIGLNLSATPMKVAPDLPDHWGEVHLSFVWRKVWFDLHIARDRVNITAYHKGDRVLPVEIFGRPYMLKPGMTVEAVRE; encoded by the coding sequence GTGGCTGCAATTCCCCTCAAAGGCGTCGTGTTCGACCTCGACGGCGTGATCACCAGGACGGCGAGCGTTCATGCTCAGGCATGGGAAACCGCGTTCAACGAATTTCTCAAACGCCACTCGGAGGAGAAGAACATCCCCTTCGAACCCTTTGACCGGACCCGGGACTACCAGAACTATGTGGACGGCAAGCCACGCTTCGAGGGTGTGCTGAGTTTTCTCAAGTCACGCGGCATCCGGCTGCCCGCCGGAGATCCCGAGGACCCGGCCGGGCTGGATTCCATCTGCGCCGTGGGTAATCGCAAGAACGAGCTGTATCAGAATATTCTGCGCGATGAAGGCCCGGAGGTCTTCGCCTCCTCGGTGCGGCTCATCGACGAGCTCAAGGCGCGGGGGGTGCGCGTGGCCGTGGCCACCTCCAGCCGCAACTGCATGCTCGTTCTTCAACTGGCCGGGCTTGACGACGTTTTCGAGGCGCATATCGATGGCGTGGTTTCGGCCGAGCGCGGGCTCAAGGGCAAGCCCGACCCGGACATATTCGTTGCCGCGGCCAGAGAGCTTCAATGCAATCCGGGAGAGTGCGCGGTGGTGGAGGACGCCATCTCCGGCGTTCAGGCCGGGCGAGCTGGCAATTTCGGCATGACGCTGGGCGTGGCCCGCAACACTCCGGGAGAGCTGCTGCTGCGCTTTGGTGCGGACAAGGTCGTTTCCGACCTCGGCGAAATCACGGTGGATGACCTCTTCGACTGGTTCGAGACAGGCATGGCCAGCGACGAGTGGCTGCTGACATACAACGGCTTTGATCCCGGCGACGAGAAATTGCGTGAAACCCTGACCGCCGTGGGCAACGGCTATCTCGGCACACGCGGGGCCTATGAGTGCGAGTGCGCCTCGTACTACTTTTATCCCGGCACCTACATCTCGGGCGTGTTCAACAAGACCGTCAGCCAGGTGCAGGGGCGCGACGTGTGGAACAACGACATGGTCAACTGCCCCAACTGGCTGCCCGTGGAGTTTCGCATCGGTCAGGGCGAGTTCGTCAGCCCGCTGTCCATGGAGATCCTCAGCTACTCCCACCGGCTGAACATGCGCTCCGGGGTGCTTTCCCGCGACATGGTGGTCAAGGACCAGGTGGGCCGACTCACGCGCATCGCCTCGCGTCGGCTGGCGTCCATGGCCAATTGTCACCTCTGCGCCCTGAGCTTCGACCTGACCCCGCTCAACTACTCCTCGCGCATCACCCTGCGTTCGTCCATCGACGGCAATGTGGAGAACAAGGGCGTGGCCCGCTACGCCTCGCTCAATACCCGCCACCTGCGCCGGGTGGGCGGTGGCCCGGCTGGAGAGGGCATCTTTCTCCATGTGGAGACCTCGCAGTCGCGTTATCAGATCGTCATGGCCGCCAAGTGCTCGGTGTATGAAGACGGCAAACCCCTGCGCGTTCAGCGCGAGGTGGTCCAGGACGAGGCCAAGGTGTCTGAGGAACTATGCGTCTCGGCCACGGAAAACACCCGGTACACGTTGGAAAAGTTCGTTTATGTACGCACCTCGCTGGACCAGGAACCGGGCGATCTCAAGGAAATGTGCCTGGACGGGCTGCGCGGGGCGCGTACCTTCGCCGGGGTGCACGGACCCCACGCCAGGAGCTGGAAGGCCCTGTGGCAGAAGGCGGACATCCGGGTCACGGGCGACCGTTTCGTGCAGCGGGTGCTGCGCCTGCACATCTACCACCTGCTGGTCACGGCCAGCCCCCACAATGTCAACCGCGACGCGGGAATGCCCGCCCGGGGACTGCACGGCGAGGCTTACAGGGGACACATCTTCTGGGACGAGATGTACATCCAGCCCTTCTTTGACTCCAACTTCCCCGACATCTCCAAGTCGTTGCTCATGTACCGCTACAACCGCCTCGACGCGGCCAGGGCCTATGCCCGTGAAAACGGCTGCCTGGGGGCCATGTACCCGTGGCAGACCGCAGACGACGGCACCGAAGAGACCCAGGAGGTCCACTACAACCCGGAATCCAAGAAGTGGGACCCGGACCTTTCCCGCCGCCAGCGGCATGTGTCCATCGCCGTGTTCGTCAATGCCTGGCGTTATGTGTCCTGGAGCGGGGACAAGGCGTTCCTTCGGGCCTTCGGGGCCGAGCTGATGCTCGACATCGCCCGCTTCTGGGGCTCCATAGCCCGCTTCGACGAGGAGACCGGCAGATACCACATCGAGGGCGTCATGGGGCCGGACGAGTTCCACGAGAAGCTGCCGGGCAGCACCGAGCCGGGGCTCAAGGACAACGCCTACACCAACATCATGGTGGTCTGGCTGCTGGAGAAGTCTCTGGAGATCCTCGACGAGCTGCCCGCCAAGGTGCGCGAGGGGCTGGAAGAACGCATCGGCCTGACCGGGGGCGACGTGGCCAAGTGGCGCGACATGACCACCAAGCTCAACGTGATCATGACCGGCGACGGCATCATCAGCCAGTTCGACGGCTACATGGATCTCAAGGAGCTGGATTGGGAGGCGTATCGCAAACGGTTCTATTCCATCCACCGCATGGACCGCATTCTCAAGGCCGAGAATGACTCGCCCGACAACTACAAGGTGGCCAAGCAGGCGGACACGCTCATGACCTGGTATGTGCTGGAGCCCGACGAGGTGGCGCGGATTCTGAACCAGCTCGGCCACCGGGTGGACGATCCCGTCAAGCTGCTGCGCGACAACTACGACTACTACGAGCAGCGCACCAGCCACGGCTCAACCCTGTCCAAGGTGGTGCATGCAGTCATCTCCCGCTACATCTACCCGAGCGAGGTCTCCTGGGACTGGTTCATGGAGGCCATGCACAGCGACATCGAAGACACCCAGGGCGGCACCACCATCGAAGGCATCCATACAGGAGTCATGGCCGGAACCCTGGAAGTGGTCAAACAGGACTTCATCGGGCTTAACCTCTCGGCCACGCCCATGAAGGTGGCCCCGGATCTGCCCGACCATTGGGGCGAGGTGCACCTGAGTTTCGTCTGGCGCAAGGTGTGGTTCGATCTGCACATCGCCCGCGACCGGGTGAACATTACCGCCTATCACAAGGGCGACCGCGTGTTGCCCGTGGAGATCTTCGGCAGGCCCTACATGCTCAAGCCGGGCATGACTGTGGAGGCCGTTCGCGAGTAA
- a CDS encoding trehalose 6-phosphate synthase, whose translation MSAQDAVTLTTLKDFYALMAETREVRAQAVAAILRGDEVPGHVVPSLRSALCALDEVPEVDGRRVLSLDGVRDIVLDMDYEINETRKDIFYLEQGEETFLEFLSDLHPGFDGHVAAGRDLLKGLDLNCLITDRDGTINNYCARYLTSIQSAYNAVFLSRFAMGAVQRPMVLTSAPLAGLIEISVNPEGRIYYAASKGRECLDLEGRVRRLPIPPEKQRLMSDLNDRLAELVARPQYEKFSLIGSGLQFKFGQSTVARQDIGRSVPEDESQAFLGVLAGLVEELDPGRDMLRIEDTGLDVEIILTIETEADAVKDFDKGDGVKYLSSELDLEMVHGPHLVCGDTASDVPMLEAAMSMAANTRAIFVTRDKALATRVRGVTTNAVIVPEPDMLVAIMGSLSP comes from the coding sequence ATGTCCGCACAAGACGCCGTGACCCTGACCACCCTCAAGGACTTCTACGCCCTCATGGCCGAAACCAGGGAGGTTCGGGCCCAGGCTGTGGCCGCCATTCTGCGCGGCGACGAGGTGCCCGGCCATGTGGTGCCCTCGCTGCGCAGCGCCCTGTGCGCCCTGGACGAAGTGCCGGAAGTCGATGGCCGTCGCGTACTCTCCCTGGACGGAGTGCGCGACATCGTCCTGGACATGGATTACGAGATCAACGAGACCCGCAAGGACATCTTTTATCTTGAGCAGGGCGAGGAAACCTTCCTCGAGTTTCTTTCGGACCTGCATCCCGGTTTCGACGGTCATGTGGCTGCCGGGCGCGATCTGCTCAAGGGGCTTGACCTCAATTGCCTGATCACCGACCGCGACGGGACCATCAATAACTACTGCGCCCGCTACCTGACATCCATCCAGTCGGCGTACAACGCGGTTTTCCTGTCGCGTTTCGCCATGGGCGCGGTGCAGCGCCCGATGGTCCTGACCTCGGCCCCGCTGGCCGGGCTCATTGAAATCAGCGTCAACCCAGAGGGGCGCATTTACTACGCTGCGTCCAAGGGACGCGAGTGCCTCGACCTGGAAGGCCGGGTCCGCCGCCTGCCCATCCCGCCGGAGAAGCAGCGGCTCATGAGCGACCTCAACGACCGGCTGGCCGAGCTGGTGGCGCGGCCCCAGTACGAGAAATTCTCGCTCATCGGTTCGGGGCTGCAATTCAAGTTCGGCCAGTCCACCGTGGCCCGTCAGGACATCGGCCGTTCGGTGCCCGAGGATGAGTCCCAGGCTTTTCTGGGGGTGCTCGCCGGGCTGGTGGAGGAATTGGACCCTGGCCGCGACATGTTGCGTATCGAGGACACGGGGCTGGATGTGGAAATCATCCTGACCATTGAGACCGAAGCGGATGCGGTCAAGGATTTCGACAAGGGCGACGGGGTGAAATACCTCAGCTCGGAGCTGGACCTGGAGATGGTCCACGGCCCGCATCTCGTCTGCGGCGATACCGCAAGCGACGTGCCCATGCTCGAGGCGGCCATGTCCATGGCCGCCAATACCCGAGCCATCTTCGTAACCCGCGACAAAGCCCTGGCCACGCGAGTCAGGGGCGTGACGACCAACGCGGTGATCGTCCCCGAGCCGGACATGCTGGTGGCGATCATGGGCTCCCTGTCCCCGTGA
- a CDS encoding DUF4139 domain-containing protein — MPKLERLMLFIAALLLLLPVQGRAAGTTGASLAVYNSGRALVEESRSVVLPKGAARVVFKDVPATLEPTSVRASAQGMRVVGLEYEAPSITVQSLLDRYVGRELTVILPDPADANARVQRKATLVANDGAPVFQIGEEIYVGSYEALLLPQLPAGLSAVPALTLITENGNEGRRDVRLSYLMGGINWRADYTVIVDAAGKAASVDAWATVDNRSGHAHAESALKLVAGDVRQAAPERAMGKGMMVTRSMSEDMDMAGQPVEESFSEYHVYTVERPVDIPGSGMVQLSLFSAPKASVRQELSSRYHGGIGQVSGPVSQAVALALRFDNTDANGLGRAMPAGLARVFMPASDNRLLLAGEARLGHVGRGGEVDLALGSSFDVAVTRTQTAFSRLGKNSVEMSWRIEVRNSKPDPRALKLTDAYPGQWKVTAASRDYTTPDAGSLQFDLLVPPTGDGAPLIITYTVQVSY, encoded by the coding sequence ATGCCCAAACTTGAACGGTTGATGCTCTTCATTGCCGCCTTGCTCTTGCTGCTGCCGGTTCAGGGCCGGGCCGCCGGAACCACTGGCGCGTCGCTGGCTGTATACAATTCCGGCCGCGCTCTGGTGGAGGAGTCGCGTTCCGTGGTCCTGCCCAAGGGGGCGGCGCGGGTGGTGTTCAAGGATGTGCCCGCAACCCTGGAGCCCACCTCGGTGCGTGCGTCCGCACAGGGAATGCGTGTTGTCGGGCTGGAGTACGAGGCCCCATCGATCACCGTGCAATCCCTGCTCGATCGCTATGTGGGGCGCGAGTTGACGGTCATCCTGCCCGATCCGGCCGACGCCAACGCACGCGTTCAGCGCAAGGCCACCCTGGTCGCCAACGACGGCGCACCCGTGTTCCAGATAGGCGAGGAGATCTATGTGGGCAGCTATGAGGCGTTGCTGCTGCCCCAGTTGCCCGCTGGCCTGAGCGCGGTGCCCGCCCTGACCCTGATCACCGAAAACGGCAACGAGGGGCGGCGTGACGTGCGTCTGAGCTATCTCATGGGCGGCATCAACTGGCGGGCCGACTACACGGTCATCGTCGATGCCGCCGGCAAGGCCGCGTCCGTTGATGCCTGGGCCACAGTGGACAACCGCTCGGGCCATGCCCATGCCGAGTCGGCCCTGAAGCTGGTGGCCGGAGACGTGCGTCAGGCAGCGCCGGAGCGGGCCATGGGCAAGGGGATGATGGTCACCCGGTCCATGAGCGAAGACATGGACATGGCCGGGCAACCCGTCGAGGAGTCGTTCTCCGAGTACCATGTCTATACCGTGGAGCGGCCCGTGGACATCCCGGGTTCGGGCATGGTCCAGCTGAGTCTGTTTTCCGCCCCCAAGGCGTCGGTGCGGCAGGAGCTTTCGAGCCGCTATCACGGCGGGATCGGACAGGTGTCGGGTCCTGTGTCCCAGGCTGTCGCCCTGGCCCTGCGTTTTGACAACACCGATGCCAATGGTCTTGGGCGGGCCATGCCGGCCGGGCTTGCCAGGGTCTTCATGCCCGCCTCGGACAACCGGCTGCTGCTGGCTGGCGAGGCCCGGCTCGGCCATGTGGGCCGTGGCGGCGAAGTGGACCTGGCGCTCGGGTCCTCCTTTGACGTGGCCGTGACCCGCACCCAGACTGCCTTCAGCCGGCTGGGCAAGAATTCCGTTGAAATGAGTTGGCGCATCGAGGTCAGAAACAGCAAGCCCGATCCGCGAGCCCTGAAGCTGACCGACGCCTATCCCGGCCAGTGGAAGGTCACTGCCGCAAGCCGGGACTACACCACGCCGGACGCCGGGAGTCTCCAGTTCGATCTCCTGGTGCCTCCCACCGGAGACGGTGCGCCTCTGATCATCACCTACACAGTGCAAGTGAGCTACTAA
- a CDS encoding GGDEF domain-containing response regulator, with protein sequence MKLLIVDECSASVAFMRNVLAAAGYADIIAVSHFDQAMAVLAASLESGTPVDLVIMGVDLPGHGGIGAILTLKSHHDFEDIPLIAVTQRSDEATLDHAFSAGASDYIVKPLSAIELRARVRSALQLRREMVKRMQRERELEELARKLERMSNLDSLTGLANRRCFDDSLVKEWVRNGRADTPLGLIMIDIDHFKHYNDALGHVDGDACLRRVAEAIQAEVHRPGDMVARYGGEEFAVILPNTDYPGSLAVADNIHASVARIGIEHPDSTVSCVVTVSIGVASGVPSCGTTPEHLLKAADRALYQAKESGRNRTRGLFLPGPEDLRQ encoded by the coding sequence ATGAAACTTCTGATCGTCGATGAGTGCTCGGCCTCGGTGGCCTTCATGCGAAACGTCCTCGCCGCAGCGGGCTACGCCGACATCATTGCCGTGTCGCATTTCGATCAGGCCATGGCCGTTCTCGCCGCCTCGCTCGAATCCGGCACTCCGGTCGATCTGGTCATCATGGGCGTGGACCTCCCCGGACATGGGGGCATCGGGGCCATTCTGACCCTCAAATCGCACCACGACTTCGAAGACATCCCCCTTATCGCCGTGACCCAGCGCAGCGACGAAGCCACACTGGACCACGCCTTCTCTGCCGGAGCGTCGGACTACATCGTCAAGCCCCTAAGCGCCATTGAGCTGCGCGCACGGGTACGCTCGGCCCTGCAACTGCGCCGGGAGATGGTCAAACGGATGCAGCGCGAACGGGAGCTTGAGGAACTGGCGCGAAAGCTCGAGCGCATGTCCAACCTCGACAGCCTGACCGGACTGGCCAACCGCCGCTGCTTTGACGACAGCCTGGTCAAGGAATGGGTGCGCAACGGCCGGGCCGACACGCCGCTGGGTTTGATCATGATCGACATCGACCACTTCAAGCACTACAACGACGCCCTTGGACACGTGGACGGCGACGCCTGTCTGCGCCGGGTGGCCGAGGCCATCCAGGCAGAAGTCCACCGGCCGGGCGACATGGTGGCACGCTACGGCGGCGAGGAATTCGCCGTGATCCTGCCGAACACCGACTACCCCGGCAGTCTGGCCGTGGCCGACAACATCCATGCCAGCGTGGCCCGCATCGGCATCGAACATCCTGATTCCACGGTGAGCTGCGTTGTCACCGTGTCCATCGGCGTGGCCTCGGGCGTCCCCTCCTGCGGAACCACCCCCGAACATCTGCTCAAGGCAGCCGACCGCGCCCTGTATCAGGCCAAGGAATCCGGGCGCAACCGCACCCGGGGCCTTTTCCTGCCCGGCCCTGAAGACCTCCGCCAATAA